A region of the Candidatus Moraniibacteriota bacterium genome:
CACGAACTGAATATGTATACATAACTTTTCAATCTTATATTGGCCTCGAAACTTTATTAAAAAGATTACAATTCAAAACGGATTATTTCTCCAACCTGTATATTCTCTCCTATCTTCCCTACTTTTTCAATAATCAATTCTCCTATCGTAATATCGGGATTTTTGACGAAAGACTGTGTCAAAAGAGCTGATTCTTCACGAAATTTTTTCTCCTTGCCTACCATTATTTTTTCAATCATTTCAGGGTTTTTGCCTTCCGTTATTAATTGGGCTTTCCATATTTCTTTTTCCTTATTTATGATTTCATCAGAAACATCTTCTGGTTTAATAAATTTCGGATTCATAGCAGTAACATGCATTGCAATATCTTTGGCCAGCTGTTTAAATTCTTCATTACGGGCAACAAAATCTGTTTCACAAAGAAGCTTTACTAATGAAGCTACACGATTATTTGAATGAACATAAGACGCAACAACACCTTCTTTAGCCTCCCTGCTAGCTTTTTTAGCAGCTTTACTTTCTCCTGATTTGCGAAGCAGTTCTATAACCTTTTCCTCATCCATACCAACCTCATCAATAGCTTTTTTTATTGCAACCACGCCTGCTCCAGTACGCTCTCTGATTTTTTTGATAAGATCCAACATATTTTTGTTTCATTTCTAATTCTTAATTCTTATTTTTAAGCTTCCAATATTGCTTTATATGCATAAGCAAGAATCAGGCGCAGTGATGATATAGCATCATCATTTGCAGGAATGGGATAATCTATGTTTTCTGGGTTTACGTTTGTATCCGCAATAGCAATAACAGGAATTCCCATCTTTTTAGCTTCAGCAATCGCTAAACTATCTTCCTTAACGCTTGCCGCAAATATAGCCCCGGGAAGTTCAGACATGTTTTTTATTCCACCCATTCTTTTTTCCATTTTTTCTAGTTCTTCAATTTTTTTCATCTGTTCGAATTTTGTATATTTCTTGAACTCTCCCTTGGCAAGCATAGCTTCATTGTCAACTAAATATCTTGCTCTTGTGCGGATAACTTTAAAATTTGTAAAAGTACCTCCAAGCCAGCGCTCACTAACAAAAGGCATGCCCGAAGCTTCAGCAACTTCACGCACTAAATTTTTAGATTGAATTTTTGTCCCTACAAAAAGAATTTTTTTTCCGCTTTTTTTAATGCTTTGTATGAATTCTAAAGCTTGTTTGATTTTTTCTTGTGTTTTCTCTAGATCTATTATGTTTATACCTTTTCTAGTCGTAAATATATATTCATCCATTTTTGGATTCCTTCGCGCTTTTTGATGTCCAAAATGAACACCATTTTTCATCATTTCTTCGAGACTGACTTCGATTTTTGATAAATCTAGTTTTGAAAAATAATTTTCTACAAATACATTTTCATTGGCTGTTGTAGTCACAGCTTGTTTTTCGTCATTTTCCATATTTTTTCCTTTTTATCGCACATAATACAAACCGAATGGCTGATATTGCGCGACCATCTACTTTTTCTTTAAAATTAGACAGAAAACGTGTCCGCAAAAATGCAAACAAGCAGGACCTGCCCCGAAAAAGTATGTTTTTTATTAATAATTAATCCTCATGATAGCTGAATTATATTTATTGTAACCTATTTAGCTTATTTTAAGCATATGTTTATAGTTTAACATAGCCTGATTGGCATGAGGATAAACACGCTATTCAGTATAGCAGAAACACGACCCTTGTCAATTTCATCTTTATATGCTAAGGTATTTAGGTACTCTTTTACCTATCTAATATTTAGGAGGGTATAAAAATTCTTAATTTTTGGGCCATTTTAAAATTATATGAAAAAAAATATTCATCCAGAATATCATGATAATGCCAAAATAATCTGTTCATGCGGAGCAGTACTTCATACCGGTTCTACCCAGAAAGAAATGCATGTGGAAATCTGCAGTGCTTGTCATCCTTTTTATACCGGTAAAAAGAAGGTGGTAGATGCTACCGGACGCGTTGACCGCTTTAAGAAATTAGCCGAAAAATCAGCTACCAAAAAAGCTGCTTCAAAAACAAAGAAGTCTAAAACTAAGAAAGATGAGGCAAAGAAAGCAAAGAAAAAATAAATTTTATAGCAAAAAAGGGAGGCCTTGGGCATCCCTTTTTATTTTTGCTGTTTAGCAAAATTTTACCTATTTTTTAGATTTTTTAACTCTTCTTTTTATTAAAATTTCCCTTCTGAAATTTGGCAGAGGAATAACCATGCCCCGACAATTTATAAACGGGTATTTATCATTTCTCCATGCGGTAACCCTTGCAATTCCTGTTGCTATTGCCATAAAATGCTACTTGTTTTTAAATAAATAGTTATTTAAATTACTGTTGCTTTATTTAAATTAAACTTATATATTGAATATATCCATAAATACAATAAAAATGAACATTTTTGTATTTTTGTATATTCGTAATAGATTTATAATTTCGTAGATTTATGAAAAATCAATTAGAATCGATAAAAAATGAATATGAAGCTATTACCGCCGAACTCAGCTCTCCTGAGATTCTTTCTGATCCGCAAAAAATGGCTAAACTCGGGAAAAGACAGTCAGAACTTCATGGAATCATGAATCTCATAGAACAGTTTGAAAAAATTCAAAATGATATGAAAAATAATGCAGAAATTATGAACACGGAAGAAGATGCAGAAATGAAACAAATGGCTATGGAAGAAAATATGGAATTAGTTAAACAAAAAGACAAGATTGAAAAAGAACTTGAAATGATACTGCTTCCGAAAGACCCAAACGATGAAAAAAATGTTATCGTAGAAATCCGCGGTGGCG
Encoded here:
- the rpsB gene encoding 30S ribosomal protein S2 codes for the protein MENDEKQAVTTTANENVFVENYFSKLDLSKIEVSLEEMMKNGVHFGHQKARRNPKMDEYIFTTRKGINIIDLEKTQEKIKQALEFIQSIKKSGKKILFVGTKIQSKNLVREVAEASGMPFVSERWLGGTFTNFKVIRTRARYLVDNEAMLAKGEFKKYTKFEQMKKIEELEKMEKRMGGIKNMSELPGAIFAASVKEDSLAIAEAKKMGIPVIAIADTNVNPENIDYPIPANDDAISSLRLILAYAYKAILEA
- the rpmE gene encoding 50S ribosomal protein L31, translated to MKKNIHPEYHDNAKIICSCGAVLHTGSTQKEMHVEICSACHPFYTGKKKVVDATGRVDRFKKLAEKSATKKAASKTKKSKTKKDEAKKAKKK
- the tsf gene encoding elongation factor Ts (EF-Ts; functions during elongation stage of protein translation; forms a dimer; associates with EF-Tu-GDP complex and promotes exchange of GDP to GTP resulting in regeneration of the active form of EF-Tu), which codes for MLDLIKKIRERTGAGVVAIKKAIDEVGMDEEKVIELLRKSGESKAAKKASREAKEGVVASYVHSNNRVASLVKLLCETDFVARNEEFKQLAKDIAMHVTAMNPKFIKPEDVSDEIINKEKEIWKAQLITEGKNPEMIEKIMVGKEKKFREESALLTQSFVKNPDITIGELIIEKVGKIGENIQVGEIIRFEL